A region of Bacillus cabrialesii DNA encodes the following proteins:
- the rulR gene encoding glucose-induced regulator RulR, with the protein MNKHKKIPLRKCVVTGEMKPKKELIRVVRSKEGEVSVDPTGKKNGRGAYLTLDKECILAAKKKNTLQNQFQSQIDDQIFEELLELAEKVKK; encoded by the coding sequence GTGAATAAACACAAAAAGATCCCGTTACGCAAATGTGTAGTGACTGGTGAAATGAAGCCTAAAAAGGAACTGATCCGAGTCGTACGTTCGAAAGAAGGCGAAGTCTCAGTAGACCCGACCGGAAAAAAGAACGGGCGGGGTGCTTATTTAACGCTGGATAAAGAGTGTATCTTAGCAGCAAAAAAGAAAAACACTTTGCAAAATCAATTTCAATCACAAATCGATGACCAGATTTTCGAAGAATTGCTGGAGCTGGCGGAAAAGGTGAAAAAATAA
- the proS gene encoding proline--tRNA ligase encodes MRQSLTLIPTLREVPADAEAKSHQLLLRAGFIRQNTSGVYSYMPLAYKVIQNIQQIVREEMEKIDAVEMLMPALQQAETWQESGRWYTYGPELMRLKDRHGREFALGATHEEVITSLVRDEVKSYKRLPLTLYQIQSKFRDEKRPRFGLLRGREFIMKDAYSFHASAKSLDETYQKMYEAYSNIFARCGINVRPVIADSGAMGGKDTHEFMALSAIGEDTIAYSDESQYAANIEMAEVLYQEAPSDEEPKALEKVHTPNVKTIEELTAFLQVSAEACIKSVLFKADDRFVLVLVRGDHEVNDIKVKNLLHAEVVELAAHEEVIQQLGTEPGFVGPVGVNQDVEVYADQAVKAMVNAVAGANEGDHHYQNVNVNRDAQIKEFADLRFIKEGDPSPDGKGTIRFAEGIEVGQVFKLGTRYSEAMNATYLDENGRAQPMMMGCYGIGVSRTLSAIAEQHHDEKGLIWPKSVAPYDLHILALNMKNDGQRELAEKLYADLKAEGYEVLYDDRAERAGVKFADSDLIGLPIRITVGKRADEGIVEVKIRETGESIEISVDELSAFISKQ; translated from the coding sequence ATGAGACAAAGCTTGACGCTTATTCCTACGCTCCGTGAAGTTCCAGCTGATGCCGAGGCAAAAAGTCATCAGCTTCTTCTGAGAGCAGGATTTATCAGACAGAATACAAGCGGGGTATACAGCTATATGCCTCTTGCGTATAAGGTCATTCAAAACATTCAGCAGATTGTTCGTGAGGAAATGGAGAAAATTGATGCCGTAGAAATGCTTATGCCCGCACTGCAGCAGGCTGAGACATGGCAGGAATCAGGCAGATGGTATACGTATGGTCCCGAACTGATGAGATTAAAAGACCGTCATGGCCGTGAGTTTGCTTTAGGCGCAACGCATGAGGAAGTTATCACTTCACTTGTTCGCGATGAGGTTAAATCTTATAAGCGTCTCCCTCTGACTCTGTATCAAATCCAGTCTAAGTTCAGAGATGAAAAACGTCCTCGCTTCGGTTTGTTAAGAGGCCGCGAATTTATTATGAAGGATGCGTATTCTTTCCATGCATCTGCAAAGAGCTTGGATGAAACGTATCAAAAAATGTACGAGGCTTATTCTAACATTTTTGCCCGCTGCGGCATTAATGTAAGACCTGTCATTGCCGATTCAGGCGCAATGGGAGGAAAGGATACGCACGAGTTTATGGCACTTTCTGCAATCGGAGAGGATACGATTGCGTATTCTGATGAATCACAATATGCGGCTAATATCGAAATGGCTGAAGTTCTTTATCAAGAAGCACCTTCTGATGAAGAGCCTAAAGCTTTAGAGAAAGTCCACACGCCTAACGTGAAAACAATAGAAGAACTGACTGCGTTTTTACAGGTTTCCGCTGAAGCATGCATCAAGTCAGTCTTGTTTAAAGCAGATGACCGTTTTGTCTTAGTGCTTGTAAGAGGCGACCATGAAGTCAACGATATCAAAGTGAAAAACTTGCTTCATGCAGAAGTTGTGGAGCTTGCCGCACATGAAGAGGTCATTCAGCAGCTGGGAACAGAGCCTGGCTTTGTCGGCCCTGTCGGTGTCAATCAAGATGTTGAAGTATATGCCGATCAAGCTGTGAAAGCAATGGTCAATGCTGTTGCCGGTGCAAATGAAGGAGATCATCATTATCAAAATGTCAACGTAAACCGTGACGCGCAAATTAAAGAATTTGCTGATCTTCGTTTTATTAAAGAAGGCGATCCTTCACCAGACGGCAAAGGCACGATCCGTTTCGCAGAAGGAATTGAAGTCGGACAAGTCTTTAAGCTCGGAACACGCTACTCAGAAGCGATGAATGCGACGTACTTAGATGAAAACGGCCGCGCGCAGCCAATGATGATGGGCTGTTACGGAATCGGTGTATCAAGAACGCTTTCTGCTATTGCTGAACAGCATCACGATGAAAAAGGGTTAATATGGCCAAAGAGCGTAGCGCCGTATGATCTTCATATTCTTGCTTTGAACATGAAAAACGATGGGCAAAGAGAGCTTGCTGAAAAGCTGTATGCCGATTTAAAAGCGGAAGGCTATGAAGTGCTCTATGATGATCGTGCTGAGCGTGCAGGCGTGAAATTTGCTGATTCAGATCTAATCGGCCTTCCAATCCGCATCACTGTCGGAAAACGGGCTGACGAAGGAATTGTCGAAGTGAAAATCCGTGAAACAGGCGAGTCAATTGAGATTTCAGTAGACGAATTATCTGCTTTTATCAGCAAGCAGTAA
- a CDS encoding PolC-type DNA polymerase III, whose product MEQLSVNRRQFQILLQQINMTDDTFMTYFEDGEIKKLTIHKASKSWHFHFQFKSLLPFQIYDTLTMRLTQAFAHIAKVTSSVEVQDAEFSESLVQDYWSRCIEELQGISPPIISLLNQQKPKLKGNKLIVKTKTDTEAAALKNKYSSMIQAGYRQFGFPDLQLDAEIFVSEQEVQKFREQKLAEDQERAMQALIEMEKKDKESDEDQVPSGPLVIGYQIKDNEEIRTLDSIMDEERRITVQGYVFDVETRELKSGRTLCIFKITDYTNSILIKMFAREKEDAALMKSLKKGMWVKARGSIQNDTFVRDLVMIANDVNEIKAKTREDSAPEGEKRVELHLHSPMSQMDAVTGIGKLVEQAKKWGHEAIALTDHAVVQSFPDAYSAAKKHGIKMIYGMEANLVDDGVPIAYNAAHRLLEEETYVVFDVETTGLSAVYDTIIELAAVKVKDGEIIDKFEAFANPHRPLSATIIELTGITDDMLRDAPDVVDVIREFREWIGDDILVAHNASFDMGFLNVAYKKLLEVEKAKNPVIDTLELGRFLYPEFKNHRLNTLCKKFDIELTQHHRAIYDTEATAYLLLKMLKDAAEKGIQYHDELNENMGQSNAYQRSRPYHATLLAVNSTGLKNLFKLVSLSHIHYFYRVPRIPRSQLEKYREGLLIGSACDRGEVFEGMMQKSPEEVEDVASFYDYLEVQPPEVYRHLLELELVRDEKSLKEIIANITKLGEKLNKPVVATGNVHYLNDEDKIYRKILVSSQGGANPLNRHELPKVHFRTTDEMLEAFSFLGEEKAKEIVVANTQKVASLIDDIKPIKDDLYTPKIEGADEEIREMSYQRARSIYGEQLPEIVEARIEKELKSIIGHGFAVIYLISHKLVKRSLDDGYLVGSRGSVGSSLVATLTEITEVNPLPPHYVCSECQHSEFFNDGSVGSGFDLPDKICPHCGTPLKKDGHDIPFETFLGFKGDKVPDIDLNFSGEYQPQAHNYTKVLFGEDNVYRAGTIGTVAEKTAYGYVKGYAGDHNLHMRGAEVDRLVQGCTGVKRTTGQHPGGIIVVPDYMDIYDFSPIQFPADATGSEWKTTHFDFHSIHDNLLKLDILGHDDPTVIRMLQDLSGIDPKTIPTDDPEVMKIFQGTESLGVTEEQIGCKTGTLGIPEFGTRFVRQMLEDTKPTTFSELVQISGLSHGTDVWLGNAQELIHNNICELSEVIGCRDDIMVYLIYQGLEPSLAFKIMEFVRKGKGLMPEWEEEMKNNNVPDWYIDSCKKIKYMFPKAHAAAYVLMAVRIAYFKVHHALLYYAAYFTVRADDFDIDTMIKGSTAIKAVMEDINSKGLDASPKEKNLLTVLELALEMCERGYSFQKVDLYRSSAAEFIIDGNSLIPPFNSIPGLGTNAALNIVKAREEGEFLSKEDLQKRGKVSKTILEYLDRHGCLESLPDQNQLSLF is encoded by the coding sequence ATGGAACAGTTATCAGTAAACAGAAGGCAGTTTCAAATTCTTCTGCAGCAGATTAATATGACAGATGATACCTTCATGACATACTTTGAAGATGGCGAGATTAAAAAGCTGACGATACACAAAGCGTCTAAGTCTTGGCATTTTCATTTTCAATTTAAATCTTTGCTGCCTTTTCAAATATATGACACCTTAACAATGAGGCTGACACAAGCGTTTGCCCACATAGCAAAAGTTACATCTTCAGTTGAAGTGCAGGATGCCGAGTTCAGTGAGAGTCTTGTTCAAGACTACTGGTCACGCTGCATTGAAGAATTGCAAGGCATTTCGCCGCCGATTATCAGTCTTTTAAACCAGCAAAAACCGAAGCTGAAAGGCAATAAACTGATTGTCAAAACAAAAACGGACACGGAAGCCGCTGCTCTTAAGAACAAATACAGTTCCATGATTCAAGCAGGCTACCGTCAATTTGGTTTTCCGGACCTTCAGCTTGATGCCGAAATATTTGTATCAGAGCAAGAAGTTCAAAAGTTCAGGGAGCAAAAGCTTGCAGAAGACCAGGAGCGGGCTATGCAGGCGCTGATTGAAATGGAGAAGAAAGACAAAGAAAGTGATGAAGACCAAGTGCCTTCTGGGCCTCTTGTCATCGGTTATCAAATTAAAGATAATGAAGAAATCCGGACGCTTGACAGCATCATGGACGAAGAACGGAGAATTACGGTCCAGGGTTACGTGTTTGATGTGGAGACCCGAGAGCTAAAAAGCGGACGCACACTGTGCATCTTCAAAATTACAGACTATACAAATAGTATTTTAATCAAAATGTTTGCACGTGAAAAAGAAGATGCGGCACTGATGAAGTCTCTGAAAAAAGGAATGTGGGTAAAAGCACGCGGAAGCATTCAGAATGACACTTTCGTCAGAGATCTCGTCATGATCGCAAATGACGTTAACGAAATAAAAGCAAAAACCCGTGAAGATTCGGCTCCTGAAGGAGAAAAAAGAGTGGAATTGCATCTGCATTCTCCAATGAGCCAAATGGATGCTGTTACAGGGATTGGAAAGCTTGTCGAACAAGCGAAAAAATGGGGGCATGAGGCCATCGCTTTGACTGACCATGCTGTCGTTCAATCTTTCCCTGATGCGTATTCTGCCGCTAAAAAGCATGGAATTAAAATGATTTACGGGATGGAAGCAAATCTCGTTGATGATGGCGTGCCAATTGCTTATAACGCTGCACATCGTCTGCTTGAGGAAGAAACATATGTTGTTTTTGACGTCGAGACAACAGGCTTGTCTGCTGTTTACGACACCATTATTGAGCTGGCTGCAGTAAAAGTAAAAGACGGAGAAATTATTGATAAATTTGAGGCGTTTGCGAACCCGCATCGTCCGCTTTCAGCCACAATCATAGAGCTGACGGGCATTACCGATGATATGCTTCGCGATGCTCCGGATGTTGTAGATGTGATAAGAGAATTTAGAGAATGGATCGGCGATGATATCCTTGTCGCTCATAATGCGAGCTTTGACATGGGATTCCTAAACGTGGCTTATAAAAAGCTTCTTGAAGTCGAAAAAGCTAAAAACCCAGTCATTGATACGCTTGAGCTCGGCCGTTTTCTCTATCCTGAATTTAAGAACCACCGTCTGAACACGCTTTGTAAAAAGTTTGATATCGAACTCACACAGCACCACCGTGCGATTTATGATACTGAGGCGACTGCTTATTTACTTCTGAAAATGCTGAAGGATGCAGCTGAAAAAGGCATTCAGTATCATGACGAGCTGAATGAAAATATGGGTCAGTCCAACGCTTATCAAAGATCAAGACCGTATCATGCAACATTACTTGCTGTGAACAGCACGGGGCTTAAAAATTTATTTAAGCTTGTGTCACTTTCCCATATTCATTATTTTTACAGAGTGCCTCGTATCCCGAGATCTCAGCTTGAGAAATACAGGGAAGGGCTTCTGATCGGTTCAGCCTGTGACAGGGGAGAGGTATTTGAAGGGATGATGCAAAAATCGCCTGAAGAGGTTGAAGATGTCGCGTCATTCTATGATTATCTTGAGGTTCAGCCGCCTGAAGTGTACCGTCACTTGCTAGAGCTTGAACTGGTACGCGATGAAAAATCGCTGAAAGAAATTATTGCGAATATCACGAAGCTGGGTGAAAAGCTAAACAAACCGGTTGTTGCTACGGGAAATGTTCATTACTTGAATGATGAGGATAAAATCTACAGAAAGATTCTAGTATCCTCACAGGGCGGAGCCAATCCGCTGAACAGGCATGAACTTCCGAAAGTGCATTTCAGAACGACAGATGAAATGCTTGAAGCATTTTCTTTCTTAGGCGAAGAAAAAGCGAAGGAAATTGTTGTTGCCAATACCCAAAAGGTTGCTTCTTTAATCGATGACATCAAGCCGATTAAAGATGATTTGTATACACCGAAAATCGAAGGCGCCGATGAAGAGATCAGAGAAATGAGCTACCAGCGTGCAAGAAGCATTTACGGCGAACAGCTGCCTGAAATTGTCGAAGCGCGGATTGAAAAGGAATTAAAGAGTATCATTGGCCACGGCTTCGCTGTTATTTATTTGATCTCTCACAAACTTGTAAAACGTTCACTGGATGACGGATATCTCGTAGGTTCCCGTGGTTCCGTAGGATCTTCACTAGTTGCGACGCTTACTGAGATCACTGAGGTAAACCCGCTGCCGCCGCACTATGTATGCTCTGAGTGCCAGCATTCTGAGTTCTTTAATGACGGTTCTGTCGGTTCCGGTTTTGACCTGCCTGACAAGATATGTCCTCATTGCGGAACGCCTTTGAAAAAAGACGGCCATGATATTCCGTTTGAAACGTTCTTAGGATTTAAAGGGGACAAAGTGCCAGATATCGACTTGAACTTCTCAGGGGAATATCAGCCGCAAGCCCACAATTACACAAAAGTATTGTTTGGAGAAGACAATGTATATCGTGCGGGAACAATAGGCACAGTTGCAGAAAAAACGGCCTACGGTTATGTGAAAGGCTATGCCGGAGATCATAATCTTCATATGCGCGGGGCTGAAGTAGATCGGCTCGTACAGGGATGTACAGGTGTAAAACGTACGACTGGACAGCACCCCGGCGGTATTATCGTAGTACCGGATTATATGGATATTTATGATTTTTCACCAATTCAGTTCCCGGCAGATGCCACAGGTTCAGAGTGGAAAACGACACATTTTGATTTCCACTCCATCCATGACAACCTGTTAAAACTGGATATTCTCGGACACGATGACCCGACCGTCATTCGGATGCTTCAAGACTTAAGCGGAATTGATCCGAAAACAATTCCAACTGATGATCCTGAAGTGATGAAGATCTTCCAGGGAACCGAATCACTCGGTGTTACAGAAGAACAGATCGGCTGTAAAACGGGAACTCTCGGAATCCCTGAATTCGGAACCCGATTTGTCCGGCAAATGCTTGAAGATACAAAGCCGACAACTTTTTCCGAGCTCGTTCAGATTTCAGGCTTGTCTCACGGAACTGATGTATGGCTCGGCAATGCGCAGGAACTCATCCACAATAATATTTGTGAGCTGAGTGAAGTTATCGGCTGCCGTGATGACATTATGGTTTATTTAATCTATCAAGGCCTTGAGCCGTCCCTTGCCTTTAAAATCATGGAATTTGTGCGTAAAGGAAAAGGATTGATGCCTGAATGGGAAGAAGAAATGAAAAATAACAATGTCCCAGACTGGTATATTGATTCTTGTAAAAAGATTAAATACATGTTCCCGAAAGCCCACGCCGCGGCGTATGTATTAATGGCAGTCCGTATCGCTTACTTTAAAGTGCATCACGCGCTTCTGTATTATGCGGCTTATTTTACCGTTCGTGCAGACGATTTTGATATCGATACAATGATCAAGGGTTCTACAGCAATCAAGGCTGTGATGGAGGATATTAACTCTAAAGGACTTGATGCTTCGCCAAAGGAAAAAAACCTTCTGACTGTTTTAGAATTAGCGCTTGAAATGTGTGAAAGGGGCTATTCATTCCAAAAAGTCGATTTATATCGTTCCAGCGCTGCAGAGTTTATTATTGACGGCAACAGTCTTATTCCGCCGTTTAACTCCATTCCTGGATTAGGGACGAACGCCGCTCTAAACATTGTAAAGGCTCGTGAGGAAGGCGAGTTCCTCTCAAAAGAAGATTTGCAAAAGAGAGGGAAAGTGTCAAAAACGATTTTAGAGTATTTAGATCGTCATGGCTGTCTCGAATCACTGCCTGATCAAAACCAATTGTCACTGTTCTAA
- the nusA gene encoding transcription termination factor NusA: MSSELLDALTILEKEKGISKEIIIEAIEAALISAYKRNFNQAQNVRVDLNRETGSIRVFARKDVVDEVYDQRLEISIEEAQGIHPEYMVGDVVEIEVTPKDFGRIAAQTAKQVVTQRVREAERGVIYSEFIDREEDIMTGIVQRLDNKFIYVSLGKIEALLPVNEQMPNESYKPHDRIKVYITKVEKTTKGPQIYVSRTHPGLLKRLFEIEVPEIYDGTVELKSVAREAGDRSKISVRTDDPDVDPVGSCVGPKGQRVQAIVNELKGEKIDIVNWSSDPVEFVANALSPSKVLDVIVNEEEKATTVIVPDYQLSLAIGKRGQNARLAAKLTGWKIDIKSETDARELGIYPRELEEDDDEPLFTEPETAESDE, encoded by the coding sequence ATGAGCAGTGAATTATTAGATGCTCTCACGATTCTTGAAAAAGAAAAAGGCATCAGTAAAGAAATTATCATTGAAGCAATCGAAGCTGCGTTAATTTCTGCTTATAAGCGGAACTTTAATCAAGCGCAAAATGTACGGGTGGATTTAAACCGTGAAACAGGCTCCATCCGTGTATTTGCAAGAAAAGATGTCGTTGACGAAGTATACGACCAAAGACTGGAGATCTCTATTGAAGAGGCACAGGGCATCCATCCGGAATATATGGTCGGCGATGTCGTTGAAATCGAAGTAACGCCTAAGGATTTCGGGCGCATAGCTGCTCAAACAGCGAAGCAAGTCGTCACCCAGCGTGTTCGCGAAGCTGAGCGCGGTGTGATTTATTCTGAATTTATCGACCGTGAAGAAGACATCATGACAGGTATCGTCCAGCGTTTGGATAATAAGTTTATCTATGTGTCTTTAGGTAAAATTGAAGCCTTGCTGCCGGTTAATGAGCAAATGCCAAATGAAAGCTACAAGCCTCATGACCGCATTAAGGTATATATCACAAAAGTAGAAAAAACGACGAAGGGCCCGCAGATTTATGTGTCAAGAACACATCCAGGCCTGCTAAAGCGTTTGTTTGAAATCGAAGTGCCTGAAATTTATGATGGAACTGTCGAGCTGAAATCTGTTGCCAGAGAAGCCGGCGACCGTTCGAAGATTTCTGTCCGCACAGATGATCCTGACGTGGATCCTGTCGGCTCTTGCGTAGGCCCTAAAGGCCAGCGTGTTCAAGCGATCGTCAATGAATTAAAAGGTGAAAAAATTGACATTGTCAACTGGTCCAGTGATCCTGTAGAATTTGTCGCGAATGCGCTCAGCCCTTCGAAAGTGCTGGATGTCATCGTTAATGAAGAAGAAAAAGCGACAACTGTTATTGTTCCTGATTACCAGCTGTCTCTGGCGATTGGCAAAAGAGGACAAAACGCACGCTTAGCTGCTAAACTGACAGGCTGGAAGATTGATATTAAGAGCGAAACGGACGCAAGAGAACTTGGAATCTATCCGAGAGAACTTGAAGAAGATGACGATGAGCCGCTCTTTACGGAGCCTGAAACTGCTGAATCGGATGAATAA
- the rimP gene encoding ribosome maturation factor RimP, translated as MSKKVTDTVQEMAQPIVDSLQLELVDIEFVKEGQSWFLRVFIDSDDGVDIEECAKVSEALSEKLDEADPISQNYFLEVSSPGAERPLKKKADFEKSLGKNVYIKTYEPIDGVKVFEGELAEFDGQTVTVEITIKTRKKRINIPYDKIANARLAVTF; from the coding sequence ATGAGCAAAAAAGTGACTGATACCGTTCAAGAAATGGCTCAGCCAATCGTAGACAGCCTTCAGCTGGAACTCGTTGACATTGAATTTGTCAAAGAGGGCCAAAGCTGGTTCCTTCGCGTGTTTATTGATTCCGATGACGGTGTGGATATTGAGGAATGTGCCAAAGTAAGCGAAGCTTTAAGCGAAAAGCTTGATGAGGCAGACCCAATCAGCCAAAATTACTTTCTTGAAGTCTCATCTCCGGGAGCTGAGCGTCCGCTAAAGAAAAAAGCCGATTTCGAAAAATCACTTGGAAAAAATGTGTACATTAAGACGTATGAGCCTATTGATGGCGTAAAAGTGTTTGAAGGTGAACTGGCTGAATTTGATGGACAAACAGTGACAGTTGAGATCACGATCAAAACAAGAAAGAAACGAATCAATATTCCGTATGACAAGATAGCTAATGCCAGATTAGCTGTTACATTCTAA